The genomic DNA GGTGTTTTACGCAACACTTTTTGTAAAGCATTATTATAACTATCGGGCATCCAGTGAAACACAAAACCGGTTAAAATAAGGATGGCGCAAATCCGATACTGATTAAGCCACTGCCAGAAGATTTGTCCGTTGAAGGCAGTAAAAATACGGTTCAACATCATTCCTGCTCTGGCAAAATCAGGAGAACGGAAAAATATCCAGCCGAAACAGACAAAATTGAAAGTAACAATTACGCTTATTACTTTCATCACCTTAGTTTGCATTATCTTGAGCTGCAAAAGTATTTTATCCAAAACCAAAGCCACACCGTGTATTCCACCCCAGACTACAAAATTCCAGGATGCGCCATGCCACAATCCCCCCAAAAGCATAGTTATCATCAAATTTATATATTGTCGGGCTTTACCTTTACGATTTCCTCCTAAAGGAATATAAAGATAATCTCTCAGCCAAGTGGAAAGCGAAATATGCCAACGCCGCCAAAAATCGGTTACAGAGGTAGCTCGGTAAGGATTTAGAAAGTTTACCGGTAAAGAAAAACCAAGCAAGGCAGCCAAGCCGATTGCGATATCGGAATAACCGCTAAAATCGCAATAAATCTGTAAAGCATAAGCATACACACCTAAAAGATTTTCCAAGCCGGAAAATAGTGCCGGATTTTCAAATATGCGATCTACAAAGTTGATGGATAAATAATCGGCTATCACACCTTTTTTTATTAAGCCCGAAAAGATTAAAACCAGCGCTTTGGCAATTGTATCCTTATCTAAACTTAATTTTTTATGAATTTGAGGGATAAAGTAACTGGCACGCACAATAGGTCCTGCTACCAGTTGCGGAAAGAAAGACACAAAAAAGGTAAAGTCCACAAAACTTTTGAGGGGTTTCAGCTTACCGAAATAGATGTCCAGAGTGTAGCTCCAGGTTTGAAAAGTAAAAAAGGAAATTCCTACAGGTAAGAAGATATCGTATAAAGGAAGTTGTCCCCCAAAGATTTGATTGATAGTGGTAATAAGAAAATTGGTGTATTTAAAATAGCCCAGTGAACCCAAATTCCAAAAGATGCTTATCCATAAATAAAAGCGTTTGGCAGCTTTGCTTTGGGCATTGTAAATAAGAGCACCCAAGCCAAAGTTGACAAGCGAAGTAATCAGTAATAAAATGATGAAACTGCCGCTGGTTTTGTAATAAAAATATAGCGATGCCAGCATCAAATACCAGGTGCGCACTTTCACTTTGTTCACTACTAAAGGATAGAAAAGCAAAATCACGATAAAGAAAAACAGAAAGAAAGTGCTGTGAAACAACAACGGCTTTTGCGGATCGTAAACTAAATTACTTAAGATATTTTGGATTAAAGGTAGCATAGCTTTTTCTCTTAACCTGAGGTTTGTTCACTGAAGCTTTTATAACTTTGGATAAATGCCTGATAGAAAAGATAGCCCTGCAGCATATAACCTTTGGGAGTATAGTGCAAAAGGTCAGCTGCAGACATTT from Candidatus Cloacimonas sp. includes the following:
- a CDS encoding MBOAT family protein, with protein sequence MLPLIQNILSNLVYDPQKPLLFHSTFFLFFFIVILLFYPLVVNKVKVRTWYLMLASLYFYYKTSGSFIILLLITSLVNFGLGALIYNAQSKAAKRFYLWISIFWNLGSLGYFKYTNFLITTINQIFGGQLPLYDIFLPVGISFFTFQTWSYTLDIYFGKLKPLKSFVDFTFFVSFFPQLVAGPIVRASYFIPQIHKKLSLDKDTIAKALVLIFSGLIKKGVIADYLSINFVDRIFENPALFSGLENLLGVYAYALQIYCDFSGYSDIAIGLAALLGFSLPVNFLNPYRATSVTDFWRRWHISLSTWLRDYLYIPLGGNRKGKARQYINLMITMLLGGLWHGASWNFVVWGGIHGVALVLDKILLQLKIMQTKVMKVISVIVTFNFVCFGWIFFRSPDFARAGMMLNRIFTAFNGQIFWQWLNQYRICAILILTGFVFHWMPDSYNNALQKVLRKTPVVLQSLLLAVVIWILFQFRSAEIQPFIYFQF